The following proteins come from a genomic window of Labeo rohita strain BAU-BD-2019 chromosome 25, IGBB_LRoh.1.0, whole genome shotgun sequence:
- the LOC127156672 gene encoding uncharacterized protein LOC127156672 isoform X1 — MKLTKTKANFLFTLILVFLTMSVQAEVSQALSASRDDEVRILIVGIRGQSKFSAADLLSGREDGGQEDRDIVKTTVITDEGHRMMLVTGPNLCEEDTARQTFTKALLVSSPGPHVVLMVLNLEDQQSQQCDIVKRAQELLGEEVLKYCIVLLLQNHQEHFTGASREMINACGGRFHVMGDSKPKPAQTAALVAEIDKLVWLNAHRFYSVLTQELDTSQEKHDNSGETARWIFLILLNAAFIFAKIRHEHFHFVEILFVLVSFTITLRNILSPDAAVPLNLILSSTFAIGAAYHDFANSRHGHQIIMFLVMIFTFPSIVFIAGLGLTLGTVLSIRTWSDVLIACHAAPGIAFGAHLYTVYSIIPDQLQAHTTLMFAFKLFLFCFVGVTLSMGLVTVFALFSVQTGIFLLILGFTKAYFHLKSDAVRIVICFLVFPCCCVFIGSLISFLCSTLFHFVFRVI; from the exons ATGAAATTAACCAAGACAAAAGCCAACTTCCTCTTCACACTGATTCTGGTATTTCTCACTATGTCAGTACAAGCAGAAG TTTCACAAGCTCTTTCAGCTTCTCGTGATGATGAAGTGAGGATCCTGATAGTGGGAATTAGAGGTCAGTCCAAATTCAGCGCTGCAGATCTTCTGTCAGGAAGGGAAGACGGTGGACAGGAGGACAGAGATATTGTAAAGACAACGGTAATTACAGACGAGGGTCATAGAATGATGCTGGTCACTGGACCAAACCTCTGTGAGGAGGACACAGCGAGACAGACCTTCACAAAAGCGCTGCTCGTCTCATCTCCTGGACCTCACGTTGTTTTAATGGTCCTGAATCTGGAAGATCAACAATCACAACAGTGTGATATTGTGAAACGAGCCCAGGAGCTGCTGGGAGAAGAGGTCCTGAAGTACTGCATTGTTCTTCTGCTCCAAAATCACCAGGAACATTTCACAGGAGCGTCCAGAGAAATGATCAACGCGTGCGGAGGAAGATTTCACGTGATGGGAGACTCTAAACCAAAACCTGCTCAAACTGCAGCTCTCGTAGCGGAAATAGACAAGTTAGTTTGGCTCAACGCTCACAGATTTTACTCGGTGTTGACACAAGAGTTAGACACCAGTcaagaaaaacatgacaattcAGGAGAAACTGCACGGtggatttttctcattttactaAACGCAGCTTTTATCTTCGCTAAAATAAGGcatgaacattttcattttgtggaAATCCTGTTTGTACTTGTTAGTTTTACAATCACTTTAAGAAACATTCTCAGTCCGGATGCTGCCGTTCCTTTAAATCTGATCCTATCCTCCACTTTTGCAATAGGCGCTGCATATCATGACTTTGCAAATTCACGACACGGACACCAAATCATAATGTTCTTAGTCATGATCTTTACATTTCCCAGTATAGTGTTCATAGCAGGTTTAGGACTGACTCTGGGAACAGTTCTCAGTATACGAACATGGTCAGATGTGCTCATAGCGTGCCATGCTGCTCCTGGCATCGCATTCGGAGCTCATTTATACACTGTTTACTCTATTATACCAGATCAGTTGCAAGCTCATACAACTCTAATGTTTGCATTCAAGTTattcctgttttgttttgttggagTGACGCTGTCAATGGGGCTTGTTACTGTGTTTGCTCTGTTTAGTGTGCAAACAGGAATATTTCTGCTAATATTAGGATTTACAAAAGCgtatttccatttaaaaagtGATGCTGTGAGAATTGTTATTTGTTTCCTGGTTTTTCCATGCTGTTGTGTATTTATTGGTTCTTTAATTTCCTTTTTATGCAGtacattatttcattttgtttttagagtAATTTGA
- the LOC127156672 gene encoding uncharacterized protein LOC127156672 isoform X2 has translation MMLVTGPNLCEEDTARQTFTKALLVSSPGPHVVLMVLNLEDQQSQQCDIVKRAQELLGEEVLKYCIVLLLQNHQEHFTGASREMINACGGRFHVMGDSKPKPAQTAALVAEIDKLVWLNAHRFYSVLTQELDTSQEKHDNSGETARWIFLILLNAAFIFAKIRHEHFHFVEILFVLVSFTITLRNILSPDAAVPLNLILSSTFAIGAAYHDFANSRHGHQIIMFLVMIFTFPSIVFIAGLGLTLGTVLSIRTWSDVLIACHAAPGIAFGAHLYTVYSIIPDQLQAHTTLMFAFKLFLFCFVGVTLSMGLVTVFALFSVQTGIFLLILGFTKAYFHLKSDAVRIVICFLVFPCCCVFIGSLISFLCSTLFHFVFRVI, from the coding sequence ATGATGCTGGTCACTGGACCAAACCTCTGTGAGGAGGACACAGCGAGACAGACCTTCACAAAAGCGCTGCTCGTCTCATCTCCTGGACCTCACGTTGTTTTAATGGTCCTGAATCTGGAAGATCAACAATCACAACAGTGTGATATTGTGAAACGAGCCCAGGAGCTGCTGGGAGAAGAGGTCCTGAAGTACTGCATTGTTCTTCTGCTCCAAAATCACCAGGAACATTTCACAGGAGCGTCCAGAGAAATGATCAACGCGTGCGGAGGAAGATTTCACGTGATGGGAGACTCTAAACCAAAACCTGCTCAAACTGCAGCTCTCGTAGCGGAAATAGACAAGTTAGTTTGGCTCAACGCTCACAGATTTTACTCGGTGTTGACACAAGAGTTAGACACCAGTcaagaaaaacatgacaattcAGGAGAAACTGCACGGtggatttttctcattttactaAACGCAGCTTTTATCTTCGCTAAAATAAGGcatgaacattttcattttgtggaAATCCTGTTTGTACTTGTTAGTTTTACAATCACTTTAAGAAACATTCTCAGTCCGGATGCTGCCGTTCCTTTAAATCTGATCCTATCCTCCACTTTTGCAATAGGCGCTGCATATCATGACTTTGCAAATTCACGACACGGACACCAAATCATAATGTTCTTAGTCATGATCTTTACATTTCCCAGTATAGTGTTCATAGCAGGTTTAGGACTGACTCTGGGAACAGTTCTCAGTATACGAACATGGTCAGATGTGCTCATAGCGTGCCATGCTGCTCCTGGCATCGCATTCGGAGCTCATTTATACACTGTTTACTCTATTATACCAGATCAGTTGCAAGCTCATACAACTCTAATGTTTGCATTCAAGTTattcctgttttgttttgttggagTGACGCTGTCAATGGGGCTTGTTACTGTGTTTGCTCTGTTTAGTGTGCAAACAGGAATATTTCTGCTAATATTAGGATTTACAAAAGCgtatttccatttaaaaagtGATGCTGTGAGAATTGTTATTTGTTTCCTGGTTTTTCCATGCTGTTGTGTATTTATTGGTTCTTTAATTTCCTTTTTATGCAGtacattatttcattttgtttttagagtAATTTGA